One stretch of Amycolatopsis sp. NBC_00345 DNA includes these proteins:
- a CDS encoding helix-turn-helix transcriptional regulator, whose translation MAEAPDEGERSFAERLANLIATVHPPDRKPYSYREIAQGVADLTGVSMSATHVQQLAVGARRDPKRSHIQALARFFGVPVTYFFDDDVAERVDGQVADVVAWRDTEARDLAQRAMRLSPRDRETVTALVDQLNSYDAGRDRSRRGRKPE comes from the coding sequence ATGGCCGAGGCACCGGACGAGGGCGAGCGCAGTTTCGCCGAGCGGCTGGCGAATCTGATCGCCACCGTGCACCCGCCGGACCGCAAGCCGTACTCCTATCGCGAGATCGCGCAGGGGGTCGCCGACCTGACCGGCGTGAGCATGTCGGCCACGCACGTCCAGCAGCTCGCGGTGGGCGCGCGGCGTGACCCGAAGCGCTCGCACATCCAGGCGCTGGCGCGGTTCTTCGGCGTGCCCGTCACCTATTTCTTCGACGACGACGTGGCCGAGCGCGTCGACGGCCAGGTCGCCGACGTGGTGGCCTGGCGCGACACCGAAGCGCGTGACCTGGCCCAGCGCGCGATGCGTCTTTCCCCGCGTGATCGCGAGACGGTGACCGCGCTGGTGGACCAGCTGAACAGCTACGACGCGGGCCGCGACCGGTCCCGTCGCGGGCGGAAGCCGGAGTAG
- a CDS encoding NAD-dependent epimerase/dehydratase family protein, producing the protein MSLPSGPDRTSVVVTGGSGFIGRAAVRAFRDHGFPVTVVDRVPYETTDEGVRVIVGDLLDAATREAAITAETAGIVHLAALTSVLKSVERPDETFTENVTVTHELLELARKNEVPRFVLASTNAVIGDVGTSTITVDLPPRPLTPYGATKAACEMLLSGYSGAYGMTTCVLRFTNVYGPGMSHKDSFVPRMMRAALAGEGVRVYGTGEQRRDLVHVDDVVRAILLAFESGYNGRAIVGAGHSVSVLEMVETVREVTGAELPVEHVAAPAGEMPAVLADVSASAETIGFTPAISLADGLATAWKYFSELDLKATT; encoded by the coding sequence ATGTCACTCCCGAGCGGTCCAGACAGGACCTCCGTTGTGGTCACCGGCGGCAGCGGCTTCATCGGCCGCGCGGCCGTCCGCGCGTTCCGCGACCACGGTTTCCCGGTCACGGTCGTGGACCGGGTCCCGTACGAGACCACCGACGAAGGCGTCCGCGTGATCGTCGGCGACCTGCTCGACGCCGCCACCCGCGAAGCCGCGATCACCGCGGAAACCGCCGGAATCGTCCACCTCGCCGCGCTCACGTCGGTGCTGAAGTCGGTCGAACGCCCCGATGAGACGTTCACCGAGAACGTCACCGTGACCCACGAGCTGCTGGAGCTGGCGCGTAAGAACGAGGTGCCGCGGTTCGTGCTGGCTTCGACGAACGCGGTGATCGGCGACGTCGGCACGTCGACGATCACAGTGGACCTGCCGCCCCGGCCGCTCACTCCGTACGGCGCCACGAAAGCCGCCTGCGAAATGCTGCTGTCCGGCTACTCCGGCGCGTACGGCATGACCACCTGCGTGCTGCGGTTCACCAACGTCTACGGGCCCGGCATGTCCCACAAGGACAGCTTCGTCCCGCGCATGATGCGCGCGGCGCTGGCCGGCGAGGGCGTGCGTGTGTACGGCACCGGCGAGCAGCGGCGGGACCTCGTGCACGTGGACGACGTCGTGCGCGCGATCCTGCTGGCGTTCGAAAGCGGGTACAACGGCCGCGCGATCGTCGGCGCCGGGCACTCGGTTTCGGTGCTGGAGATGGTCGAAACGGTGCGCGAGGTGACCGGCGCCGAGCTGCCGGTGGAGCACGTCGCCGCGCCGGCGGGCGAGATGCCCGCGGTGCTGGCCGATGTCTCGGCGAGCGCGGAGACCATCGGCTTCACCCCGGCGATCTCGCTCGCCGACGGGCTGGCCACGGCGTGGAAGTACTTCTCGGAACTGGACCTGAAAGCGACCACGTGA
- a CDS encoding glycosyltransferase: MTLFLRRHALLLALLAAGTALRVLTWVAYQPALLYIDSFRYLGNLGLRGDQMNPIGYDLVLRPLLAIGGLAFVAAVQHVAGLAIAVGIYALARKLGARRWVSALAAAPILLDGYQLQIEQNIMSEVLFEALLLGLLWLLLARGKPNWRRIALAGLLIGFGVLVRLIGISLAVPFLLYVLAAGSAWRHWRGWRNAAAGLLAIVVVVAPYAVEVKAQTGKWGLSGPSGSMLYGRAAAVADCANLHLDPTLQVFCPTQPIPERLVDNYTHADQDPLWPGPLPPGADRTALANEFAHDVLKAQWWDVTKAIIGDFSKSFRFTRATAINDVPLDRWQFQQTYPLWADPPGVAMVTRQYDGIDPTVNEPIAVFLRDYQINGGFVPGAVLGFFALLGLLTLLRRKKPRDKARGGALFAAGTGLFLLFASAVFEFSWRYQLPALVLLPVAGALGFTTLTAASRRRLGAYPDAVDDGAVADFEARHPDTKLSELTVVIAAYNEAGGIGQVLEKMPDECLGLPVDVLVVVDGGTDDTARIAQEHGAYVCVAPTNRGQGAALRVGYHLAASKGAKYIVTTDGDDQCDNSEMPELMAPLLDGSADFVTGSRRLGYEEADSRMRWLGVRVFAWLASVLTWRKITDTSFGFRAMRAELACAVPLNEPQYQSSELLLGITARGARVLERPMSMRLRKAGKSKKGSSLVYGANYARVMTGTWWRGYVLRRGRTRSGRAS; the protein is encoded by the coding sequence GTGACCCTGTTCCTCCGCCGGCACGCGCTCCTGCTGGCCCTGCTCGCCGCGGGCACCGCGCTCCGGGTGCTGACCTGGGTGGCCTACCAGCCCGCGCTGCTCTACATCGACTCGTTCCGCTACCTGGGCAACCTCGGGCTGCGCGGCGACCAGATGAACCCGATCGGCTACGACCTCGTGCTGCGGCCGCTGCTGGCCATCGGCGGGCTGGCCTTCGTCGCGGCCGTGCAGCACGTCGCCGGCCTCGCGATCGCCGTCGGGATCTACGCGCTGGCCCGGAAACTCGGCGCCCGCCGGTGGGTCTCCGCGCTCGCCGCCGCGCCGATCCTGCTGGACGGCTACCAGCTGCAGATCGAGCAGAACATCATGTCCGAGGTGCTGTTCGAGGCACTGCTGCTCGGGCTGCTGTGGCTCCTGCTGGCCCGGGGGAAGCCGAACTGGCGGCGGATCGCGCTGGCCGGGCTGCTGATCGGGTTCGGCGTGCTGGTGCGGCTGATCGGGATCTCGCTCGCCGTGCCGTTCCTGCTCTACGTGCTCGCCGCCGGCAGCGCGTGGCGGCACTGGCGGGGCTGGCGCAACGCGGCCGCCGGGCTGCTCGCGATCGTCGTCGTGGTGGCGCCGTACGCGGTGGAAGTCAAGGCGCAGACCGGGAAATGGGGCCTGAGCGGGCCGTCCGGCAGCATGCTCTACGGGCGAGCCGCGGCCGTCGCGGACTGCGCGAACCTGCACCTCGACCCGACCCTGCAGGTGTTCTGCCCGACCCAGCCGATCCCGGAACGGCTCGTCGACAACTACACCCACGCCGACCAGGACCCGCTGTGGCCGGGGCCGCTGCCGCCGGGCGCCGACCGCACCGCGCTGGCGAACGAGTTCGCGCACGACGTGCTGAAGGCGCAGTGGTGGGACGTCACGAAGGCGATCATCGGCGACTTCTCCAAGAGCTTCCGGTTCACCCGCGCCACCGCGATCAACGACGTGCCGCTCGACCGCTGGCAGTTCCAGCAGACCTACCCGCTGTGGGCCGACCCGCCCGGCGTCGCGATGGTCACGCGGCAGTACGACGGCATCGACCCGACCGTGAACGAGCCGATCGCCGTGTTCCTGCGGGACTACCAGATCAACGGCGGGTTCGTCCCCGGCGCCGTGCTCGGCTTCTTCGCCCTGCTCGGCCTGCTCACCCTGCTGCGGCGCAAGAAACCACGGGACAAGGCGCGCGGCGGCGCCCTGTTCGCCGCCGGAACCGGGCTGTTCCTGCTCTTCGCTTCGGCCGTCTTCGAGTTCTCCTGGCGCTACCAGCTGCCGGCGCTCGTGCTGCTGCCGGTGGCGGGCGCGCTCGGCTTCACGACGCTGACCGCCGCCAGCCGCCGTCGGCTCGGGGCGTACCCGGACGCCGTGGACGACGGCGCGGTCGCGGACTTCGAAGCCCGGCACCCGGACACGAAACTGTCGGAGCTGACCGTGGTGATCGCCGCCTACAACGAGGCCGGCGGCATCGGGCAGGTGCTGGAGAAGATGCCCGACGAGTGCCTCGGCCTGCCCGTCGACGTCCTGGTGGTGGTCGACGGCGGCACCGACGACACCGCGCGGATCGCGCAGGAGCACGGGGCGTACGTCTGCGTCGCGCCGACCAATCGGGGCCAGGGTGCCGCGCTGCGCGTCGGGTACCACCTGGCCGCGAGCAAGGGCGCGAAGTACATCGTCACGACCGACGGCGACGACCAGTGCGACAACAGCGAAATGCCCGAGCTGATGGCCCCACTGCTCGACGGCAGCGCGGATTTCGTCACGGGCTCGCGTCGGCTGGGCTACGAAGAGGCCGACAGCCGGATGCGCTGGCTCGGCGTGCGGGTGTTCGCCTGGCTGGCTTCCGTGCTGACGTGGCGGAAAATCACCGACACGTCCTTCGGATTCCGGGCCATGCGGGCGGAACTCGCCTGCGCCGTCCCGCTCAACGAGCCGCAGTACCAGTCATCGGAACTGCTGCTGGGGATCACCGCGCGCGGCGCCCGCGTGCTCGAGCGGCCGATGAGCATGCGGCTGCGCAAGGCGGGCAAAAGCAAGAAGGGCAGCAGCCTGGTCTACGGCGCGAACTACGCCCGCGTCATGACGGGGACGTGGTGGCGGGGGTACGTGCTGCGCCGCGGCCGAACACGAAGCGGTCGAGCATCGTGA
- a CDS encoding GtrA family protein, protein MTTVTNPVKPRTTEESPRSRRRGTIRFFRAATSSVGATLLSQAALLSVLALGGAPWLASVLAFAAGAVLNFFLTRRWVWGRRGRPRIGAELLPYVAVISLGGLASVGLTTLTGHLLAPLGLPHVWWVVLIDAAYVASYALVFVVKFTMLDRFVFGRGAARTPATTSPS, encoded by the coding sequence ATGACGACGGTAACCAACCCGGTGAAGCCTCGCACGACGGAGGAATCACCCCGATCCCGGCGCCGCGGCACAATCCGGTTCTTTCGGGCCGCCACCAGCTCGGTCGGGGCGACGCTGCTCAGCCAGGCTGCGTTGCTGTCGGTGCTCGCGCTGGGCGGCGCACCGTGGCTGGCCAGCGTTTTGGCGTTCGCCGCCGGCGCCGTGCTGAACTTCTTCCTGACCCGTCGCTGGGTGTGGGGCCGGCGCGGCCGTCCCCGGATCGGTGCCGAGCTGTTGCCTTACGTCGCCGTGATTTCGCTCGGCGGGCTCGCCTCGGTGGGCCTGACCACGCTCACCGGCCACCTGCTCGCGCCGCTGGGCCTGCCGCACGTCTGGTGGGTCGTGCTCATCGACGCCGCGTACGTGGCCAGCTACGCGCTGGTGTTCGTCGTGAAGTTCACGATGCTCGACCGCTTCGTGTTCGGCCGCGGCGCAGCACGTACCCCCGCCACCACGTCCCCGTCATGA
- a CDS encoding NAD-dependent epimerase/dehydratase family protein — protein sequence MRVLVLGGDGYLGWPTALHLSDKGHEVAVLDNFARRQYDVELEAESLVPIEDLATRIDAWQEVSGKKITSYVGDLLDAEFLFEAVREFAPDSIVHYAEQSSAPYSMIDREHAVYTQNNNVVGNLNLLYAIAEINPDIHLVKLGTMGEYGTPNIDIEEGWLDVEHNGRTDRMLYPKKPGSYYHLSKVHDSHNIEFACRVWDLRATDLNQGVVYGQETPQTTLDPRLATRFDYDGVFGTVLNRFVIQAVLGQPLTVYGKGGQTRGLIDIRDTVECIRLAVENPADRGEFRVFNQLTATMSVSEIADLVADAFPGPVQIENLDNPRVEQPEHHYNVKHTGLVGLGLEPHLLSDTLIESMFDIVGANKHRVNVDRMLPQVRWRGAIKS from the coding sequence ATGCGAGTGCTGGTTCTCGGTGGCGACGGATACCTGGGCTGGCCCACGGCACTGCACTTGTCGGACAAAGGCCATGAAGTGGCTGTTCTCGACAATTTCGCCCGGCGGCAGTACGACGTCGAACTGGAAGCCGAGAGTCTCGTCCCCATCGAAGACCTGGCGACCCGCATCGATGCCTGGCAGGAGGTGTCGGGCAAGAAGATCACCTCTTACGTCGGCGACCTGCTCGACGCGGAGTTCCTGTTCGAAGCGGTGCGCGAGTTCGCGCCCGACTCGATCGTGCACTACGCGGAGCAGAGTTCCGCGCCGTATTCCATGATCGACCGCGAGCACGCCGTCTACACGCAGAACAACAATGTGGTCGGCAACCTGAACCTGCTGTACGCGATCGCCGAGATCAACCCGGACATCCACCTGGTCAAACTCGGCACGATGGGCGAGTACGGCACGCCCAACATCGACATCGAAGAAGGCTGGCTCGACGTCGAGCACAACGGCCGCACGGACCGGATGCTCTACCCGAAGAAGCCGGGGTCGTACTACCACCTGTCGAAGGTGCACGACTCGCACAACATCGAGTTCGCCTGCCGCGTCTGGGATCTGCGCGCCACCGACCTCAACCAGGGGGTGGTCTACGGCCAGGAGACGCCGCAGACCACCCTCGACCCGCGCCTGGCCACCCGCTTCGACTACGACGGCGTGTTCGGCACGGTGCTGAACCGCTTCGTCATCCAGGCGGTGCTGGGCCAGCCGCTGACCGTGTACGGCAAGGGCGGCCAGACCCGCGGCCTGATCGACATCCGCGACACCGTGGAGTGCATCCGGCTCGCCGTCGAGAACCCCGCCGACCGCGGCGAGTTCCGCGTGTTCAACCAGCTGACCGCGACCATGTCGGTGAGCGAGATCGCCGACCTGGTGGCGGACGCCTTCCCCGGGCCGGTGCAGATCGAGAACCTGGACAACCCGCGCGTCGAGCAGCCGGAGCACCACTACAACGTCAAGCACACCGGGCTGGTCGGGCTGGGGCTGGAGCCGCACCTGCTGTCGGACACGCTGATCGAGTCGATGTTCGACATCGTCGGCGCCAACAAGCACCGGGTGAACGTCGACCGGATGCTCCCGCAGGTCCGCTGGCGCGGGGCGATCAAGAGCTGA
- a CDS encoding maleylpyruvate isomerase family mycothiol-dependent enzyme: protein MPPPLTAVAEAHRRFGAALAGLTDAAVHGPSLLPGWTRGHVLAHLADAARARTRVVEHALRGEAVAMWAPGERDAIIDATAGRTADEHRAAVATQAEALERVWSRVEDCPAFAPAVYTRWREVWIHLVDTDVGIGPADWPEDFAAHAVGFMRERIPPGTSLKATDVPRRWGPPTGDTGVAGPIRDLAAWLTGRGNGASLTAPLPPLGPWPRY, encoded by the coding sequence GTGCCCCCACCGCTCACCGCCGTCGCCGAGGCCCACCGGCGGTTCGGCGCCGCGCTCGCCGGGCTCACGGACGCCGCGGTGCACGGGCCTTCGCTGCTGCCCGGCTGGACCCGTGGCCACGTGCTCGCCCACCTCGCCGATGCCGCGCGCGCACGGACCCGGGTCGTCGAGCACGCGTTGCGCGGCGAGGCAGTCGCGATGTGGGCGCCGGGGGAGCGGGACGCGATCATCGACGCCACCGCCGGCCGGACCGCCGACGAGCACCGCGCCGCCGTCGCCACCCAGGCCGAGGCCCTGGAACGGGTGTGGTCGCGGGTCGAGGACTGCCCGGCCTTCGCCCCGGCCGTGTACACGCGCTGGCGCGAGGTCTGGATCCACCTCGTGGACACTGACGTCGGCATCGGCCCGGCCGACTGGCCGGAGGACTTCGCCGCTCACGCCGTCGGCTTCATGCGCGAGCGGATCCCGCCGGGCACGAGCCTCAAGGCCACCGATGTGCCGCGCCGGTGGGGCCCGCCAACCGGGGACACCGGAGTCGCCGGCCCCATCCGTGACCTCGCGGCCTGGCTCACCGGCCGTGGCAACGGCGCGAGCCTCACCGCCCCGCTGCCCCCGCTCGGCCCCTGGCCCCGCTACTGA
- a CDS encoding SWIM zinc finger family protein encodes MTARWSPERVVGLAPDPASAKAGRGQAAPAKWSSTGASGRAVWGACQGSGKKPYQAAVELAGPAFRCTCPSRKFPCKHALGLLLLWSSGQVPETPDEAGWVRDWLEERASRATRAEKRPDAPKDLEAAAKRAQDRMARVTAGAAELRGWLTDRVGAGFAGFERGGAEELRGVAARMIDAQATGLAGGLRQAAGLVGRGRDWPGDLLAELSLLYLLAGAVTRLDELPPGLAETVRTRLGFAASTAQVLESGERVADQWLVTGAVDEELDALRTRHTWLRGRHSGRPALVLSFAPPGRPLDSSLPPGHIVPGELVFYPGSVPLRALVADHTEPVTSPVPRGDTVAEALASYAEALAADPWLDRWPVLLADLTPATHPDGWALSDVDGAALPLTPATDPWRLLALAAEHPVTLAAEWTPAGLRPLTCWHPNGAVRL; translated from the coding sequence GTGACAGCGCGCTGGAGCCCGGAGCGCGTCGTCGGGCTCGCGCCGGACCCGGCGTCAGCGAAGGCCGGGCGCGGGCAGGCGGCGCCGGCGAAGTGGTCCAGCACCGGCGCGTCGGGGCGGGCCGTGTGGGGCGCGTGCCAGGGCAGCGGGAAGAAGCCGTACCAGGCGGCGGTCGAGCTGGCCGGGCCCGCGTTCCGGTGCACGTGCCCGAGCCGGAAGTTCCCGTGCAAGCACGCGCTGGGGCTGTTGCTGTTGTGGTCGTCGGGGCAGGTGCCCGAGACCCCGGACGAGGCCGGGTGGGTGCGGGACTGGTTGGAGGAGCGTGCTTCTCGCGCCACCCGCGCGGAGAAGCGGCCGGACGCGCCGAAGGACCTCGAGGCCGCGGCGAAGCGCGCGCAAGACCGGATGGCCCGCGTCACGGCGGGCGCGGCCGAGCTGCGCGGCTGGCTGACCGACCGCGTCGGGGCCGGGTTCGCGGGCTTCGAGCGTGGTGGGGCCGAAGAGCTGCGCGGCGTGGCGGCGCGGATGATCGACGCGCAGGCGACGGGCCTGGCCGGTGGGCTGCGGCAGGCCGCGGGCCTGGTCGGCCGGGGCCGCGACTGGCCGGGTGACCTGCTGGCGGAGCTGTCGCTGCTGTACCTGCTCGCGGGCGCGGTGACCCGGCTCGACGAGCTGCCGCCCGGCCTCGCCGAGACGGTCCGCACCCGGCTCGGCTTCGCCGCGAGCACCGCGCAGGTGCTGGAGTCCGGCGAGCGCGTCGCCGACCAGTGGCTGGTCACCGGCGCGGTCGACGAGGAGCTGGACGCCCTCCGCACCCGCCACACCTGGCTGCGCGGGCGGCACTCCGGCCGTCCCGCGCTGGTGCTGTCCTTCGCGCCGCCGGGCCGTCCGCTGGACAGCTCGCTGCCGCCGGGCCACATCGTGCCGGGCGAGCTGGTCTTCTACCCGGGCTCGGTGCCGTTGCGGGCACTGGTGGCCGACCACACCGAGCCCGTCACGTCGCCGGTCCCGCGGGGTGACACCGTCGCCGAGGCACTGGCGTCCTACGCCGAGGCCCTCGCCGCCGACCCCTGGCTCGACCGCTGGCCCGTCCTCCTGGCCGACCTCACCCCGGCCACCCACCCGGACGGCTGGGCACTGTCCGATGTGGACGGCGCCGCCCTGCCCCTGACCCCCGCCACCGACCCGTGGCGCCTGCTGGCCCTCGCCGCGGAACACCCGGTGACCCTCGCGGCCGAATGGACCCCCGCCGGCCTCCGCCCACTCACCTGCTGGCACCCGAACGGCGCGGTGCGCCTGTGA
- a CDS encoding DUF5691 domain-containing protein: MKAWEDLVSTALLGTRRRTLDLAGQPPAIRALTEGAQDPADGVLTAAALVTNYRRAGRLPIPGARREDPAEPDGRPFVPPAARERLARLLHANRPELLEEWLNAVAATGFRVPPDQLPQLAENARTRVSLRAPLAAVAGAVGTWLGERNPDWAFLVATVADDNDDAWQFGTPARRQAWLARALAEDPAAARAALAATWRSEPADLRAAFLGLLGEHLAEEDEPFLDDALADRAAGVRDTATHLLGRLPEADLGRRMAARLQDCVTVRSRELRADVLQLTLPEADDTLLRDGVRVPHGPDQGTGRLRAIISATPLGFWAKFGTPADLVGMLVDGCPLPVLRDSWATAAIRQGDEAWAQALVEAEPGGRSTAALIGVLAPERQAATVAKLARGLKVEALTRLILDLPRPWPEELGRVLLDWVAAQQDHRLVAHAATLIAKAVPAACLGHRLAVIPLPGEAAPWRRAVAETLTFRREMHEELS; encoded by the coding sequence ATGAAGGCCTGGGAGGACCTCGTCAGCACCGCCCTGCTCGGCACCCGCCGCCGGACGCTCGACCTCGCCGGGCAGCCGCCCGCGATCCGGGCGCTCACCGAAGGCGCCCAAGACCCCGCGGACGGGGTGCTGACCGCCGCCGCGCTCGTCACCAACTACCGCCGCGCCGGGCGGTTGCCGATCCCCGGGGCGCGGCGCGAGGACCCCGCCGAGCCGGACGGGCGGCCGTTCGTCCCGCCCGCGGCGCGCGAGCGGCTGGCCCGGCTGCTCCACGCGAACCGGCCCGAGCTGCTGGAGGAGTGGCTGAACGCCGTCGCCGCGACCGGTTTCCGGGTGCCGCCCGACCAGCTGCCCCAGCTCGCCGAAAACGCGCGGACGCGGGTGTCGCTGCGGGCGCCGCTGGCGGCGGTCGCCGGGGCCGTCGGCACCTGGCTCGGCGAGCGGAACCCCGACTGGGCGTTCCTGGTCGCCACGGTCGCGGACGACAACGACGACGCCTGGCAGTTCGGCACCCCCGCGCGGCGTCAGGCCTGGCTCGCGCGGGCCCTCGCCGAAGACCCGGCCGCCGCCCGGGCCGCGCTCGCGGCCACCTGGCGCAGCGAGCCCGCCGACCTGCGCGCCGCTTTCCTCGGCCTGCTCGGCGAGCACCTGGCCGAGGAAGACGAGCCGTTCCTCGACGACGCGCTCGCCGACCGGGCGGCGGGGGTGCGCGACACGGCCACGCACCTGCTCGGCCGGCTGCCCGAAGCGGACCTCGGCCGGCGAATGGCGGCGCGGCTGCAGGACTGCGTCACCGTCCGCAGCCGGGAGTTGCGGGCCGATGTCCTGCAGCTGACCCTGCCCGAGGCGGACGACACCCTCCTGCGCGACGGCGTCCGCGTACCGCACGGGCCGGACCAGGGCACCGGGCGGCTGCGCGCGATCATTTCCGCCACCCCGCTGGGTTTCTGGGCGAAGTTCGGCACGCCGGCCGACCTCGTCGGCATGCTCGTGGACGGCTGCCCGCTGCCGGTGCTGCGCGACAGCTGGGCCACGGCGGCGATCCGGCAGGGCGACGAGGCGTGGGCGCAGGCCCTCGTCGAGGCGGAGCCGGGCGGGCGCAGCACGGCCGCGCTGATCGGCGTGCTCGCCCCGGAGCGGCAGGCCGCCACTGTCGCGAAGCTCGCGCGGGGCCTCAAAGTCGAGGCCCTCACCCGGCTGATCCTCGACCTGCCCCGGCCCTGGCCCGAGGAGCTGGGCCGGGTGCTGCTCGACTGGGTCGCCGCCCAGCAGGACCACCGGCTGGTCGCGCACGCGGCCACCCTGATCGCCAAGGCGGTGCCGGCCGCCTGCCTCGGCCACCGCCTGGCTGTGATCCCCCTGCCCGGCGAGGCCGCCCCGTGGCGGCGCGCCGTCGCCGAAACCCTTACCTTCCGCCGCGAAATGCACGAGGAGCTCTCATGA
- a CDS encoding ATP-binding protein: MTSAVLRPHAEQEYAGELAALAAADDRTRPPSWLLSPWAVVTYLLGGRLDDGTEITPKYVGPRRLVEVAVATLATDRALLLLGVPGTAKTWVSEHLAAAISGDSTLLVQGTAGTAEESIRYGWNYARLIAEGPSERALVESPILRAMRDGKVARLEELTRIPADVQDSLITVLSEKTLPIPELGSEVQARPGFTLIATANNRDKGVNELSSALRRRFNTVVLPLPDTAEAEVEIVSRRVAQLGAALSLPTEAAELSEIRRVVTVFRELRAGRTEDGRTAVKTPSGTLSTAEAISVLTGGLALAAHFGDGVLRAQDVAAGIHGAVVKDPVADRAIWIEYLETVVRERDGWADFYRAGQEISG; encoded by the coding sequence ATGACGTCCGCAGTTCTCCGGCCCCACGCCGAGCAGGAGTACGCCGGCGAACTGGCCGCGCTGGCCGCGGCCGACGACCGGACCAGGCCGCCGTCGTGGCTGCTCTCGCCGTGGGCCGTGGTCACCTACCTGCTCGGCGGCCGGCTCGACGACGGCACCGAGATCACGCCCAAGTACGTCGGCCCGCGCCGGCTGGTCGAGGTCGCCGTCGCGACGCTGGCCACCGACCGGGCGCTGCTGCTGCTCGGCGTGCCCGGCACGGCGAAGACGTGGGTGTCCGAGCACCTGGCCGCCGCCATCAGCGGCGACTCGACCTTGCTGGTGCAGGGCACGGCGGGCACCGCGGAGGAGTCGATCCGCTACGGCTGGAACTACGCCCGGCTGATCGCCGAGGGCCCGAGCGAGCGGGCGCTGGTGGAGAGCCCGATCCTGCGCGCGATGCGTGACGGCAAGGTGGCGCGGCTGGAGGAGCTGACCCGCATCCCGGCCGACGTGCAGGACTCGCTGATCACCGTGCTGTCGGAGAAGACGCTGCCGATCCCCGAGCTGGGCAGCGAAGTGCAGGCGCGGCCCGGCTTCACGCTCATCGCCACGGCGAACAACCGCGACAAGGGCGTGAACGAGCTTTCCAGCGCCCTGCGCCGCCGGTTCAACACCGTGGTGCTACCGCTGCCGGACACCGCCGAGGCCGAGGTGGAGATCGTCAGCCGCCGCGTCGCCCAGCTCGGCGCCGCGCTGTCGCTGCCCACGGAGGCCGCGGAGCTGTCGGAGATCCGCCGCGTGGTCACGGTGTTCCGCGAGCTGCGCGCGGGCCGGACCGAAGACGGGCGCACGGCGGTGAAAACGCCGTCCGGCACGCTCTCCACCGCCGAGGCGATCAGCGTGCTCACCGGTGGGCTCGCGCTGGCCGCCCACTTCGGCGACGGCGTCCTGCGCGCCCAGGACGTGGCCGCCGGCATCCACGGCGCGGTCGTGAAGGACCCGGTGGCCGACCGCGCGATCTGGATCGAGTACCTGGAGACCGTGGTGCGCGAGCGCGACGGCTGGGCCGACTTCTACCGGGCGGGCCAGGAGATCAGCGGATGA